A DNA window from Vagococcus penaei contains the following coding sequences:
- a CDS encoding LTA synthase family protein, giving the protein MQVVIYSIVGLLFGIINFLIFSPKKWQSLIYQVLKSFILINVTSLAFIRFALDKKYVLSSANYATSFIYKYFAVTLVVGFLLLIIQLFMTGIFQLSKTQGKRRVSQIILNVLAFILFALGAFLFVGSDWFISYFGELTPEQFIFNFNSPITGTASDFYVSIYNGPVLKVIFIVTLFGLLLVNPYDLVIKHTATVPNKVSKYILLATSVLLAVSGVLYSVQRLRLVEVYNAYFDDSPYIQDNYVNPDKTKIVFPEKKRNLVHIYLESYENSFYDKKNGGYMDDNLMPDLMALTKEGISFSESDKLGGPHQTYGSSWSVASMVNMSTGLPLKIPMNGNSYGKSGYFLPGATAIGNILNQEGYNQTIMFGADADFGGLTSFFNNHEDFHIYDVKYAREAGKIPKDYNVWWGFEDKKLYAFAKEEMTRLSQEGKPFNFTMENADTHFPDGYIEKDTPRPFEKQYANVIAHSQKEVVELVRWIMAQPFYDNTTIVLTGDHLSMDKNFFKGWDTDYHRTTTNLILNADFSNHDIKTSHRDFAPFDMYPTILSSMGVKIEGDRLGLGTDLSSSQKTLIERDGLDKVNEELSQNSKFYNHEFVSEKNTK; this is encoded by the coding sequence ATGCAAGTAGTAATTTATAGTATTGTCGGTCTATTATTTGGGATCATTAATTTTTTGATTTTTTCACCAAAAAAATGGCAAAGTCTGATTTATCAAGTTTTAAAGAGCTTTATATTGATTAATGTTACGTCCCTAGCGTTCATTCGTTTCGCTTTAGACAAAAAGTATGTTCTAAGCTCAGCTAATTATGCAACCAGTTTCATTTATAAATATTTTGCTGTAACATTAGTAGTTGGTTTTTTACTATTAATCATTCAATTATTCATGACTGGTATCTTCCAACTATCAAAAACGCAAGGCAAAAGACGGGTATCGCAAATTATCTTAAATGTTCTAGCATTTATTCTTTTTGCTCTTGGTGCCTTTCTATTTGTTGGTAGTGATTGGTTCATTTCTTATTTTGGTGAATTAACACCTGAACAATTTATCTTCAACTTCAATTCACCGATTACAGGGACTGCTTCTGATTTTTATGTCTCTATTTACAACGGACCTGTTTTAAAAGTGATTTTCATTGTTACATTATTTGGATTATTACTAGTTAATCCTTACGATTTAGTCATTAAGCATACAGCTACTGTACCTAATAAAGTCAGCAAATACATTTTATTGGCTACTAGCGTACTCTTGGCTGTTTCTGGTGTTTTATATAGCGTTCAACGGTTACGCTTAGTTGAAGTTTATAATGCTTACTTTGATGATTCACCATATATCCAAGATAATTACGTTAATCCAGATAAAACTAAGATTGTGTTTCCAGAAAAGAAACGTAATTTAGTTCATATCTATTTAGAGTCTTATGAAAATTCTTTTTATGATAAAAAAAATGGTGGCTATATGGATGATAATCTCATGCCTGATTTAATGGCTCTGACAAAAGAAGGCATTAGTTTTTCTGAATCTGATAAATTAGGAGGACCACATCAGACGTATGGCTCAAGTTGGTCAGTTGCTTCCATGGTTAATATGAGTACTGGTTTACCACTTAAAATTCCAATGAATGGTAATTCTTATGGGAAATCTGGTTATTTCTTACCAGGAGCTACCGCTATTGGAAACATTTTAAATCAGGAAGGTTATAATCAAACTATTATGTTTGGTGCTGATGCTGATTTTGGAGGATTAACTTCATTCTTTAATAACCATGAAGATTTTCATATTTATGATGTGAAATACGCACGTGAAGCTGGAAAAATACCAAAAGATTATAATGTTTGGTGGGGATTTGAGGATAAAAAATTATATGCATTCGCTAAAGAAGAGATGACCAGATTGTCACAAGAGGGCAAACCATTTAACTTTACAATGGAGAATGCTGATACACATTTCCCAGATGGTTATATTGAAAAAGATACGCCACGTCCATTTGAAAAGCAATATGCTAACGTGATTGCACATTCACAAAAAGAAGTCGTCGAACTTGTTCGCTGGATTATGGCGCAACCATTCTATGATAATACGACGATTGTTTTAACTGGTGACCACTTAAGCATGGATAAAAACTTCTTTAAGGGCTGGGACACTGATTATCACCGAACAACAACTAATTTGATTTTAAATGCTGATTTCTCAAATCACGATATTAAGACGTCACACCGTGATTTTGCCCCATTTGATATGTATCCAACTATTTTATCGAGTATGGGTGTTAAAATTGAAGGTGATCGACTTGGTTTAGGGACTGATTTAAGTTCATCTCAAAAAACTTTGATCGAGCGTGATGGATTAGACAAAGTTAATGAAGAACTCTCTCAAAATAGTAAGTTCTATAATCATGAATTTGTCTCTGAAAAAAATACCAAATAA
- the ptsP gene encoding phosphoenolpyruvate--protein phosphotransferase yields the protein MTKQLKGIAVSDGIAVAKAYLLVEPDLSFEKITISDIDNEKARLSDALAQSTKELQKIRDKAAKSLGEEEAQVFDAHLMVLADPELIGSIESNINDNKVNAESALKDVADTFVSMFESMVDNPYMQERAADIRDVTKRVMSHLLGVKLPDLSMINEEVIVIADDLTPSDTAQLDRNFVKAFVTNIGGRTSHSAIMARSLEIPAVVGTKDITEHVVEGDMLAVDGIEGIVIVNPSAEEVSDFEGKTKAFSDLKAEWDKLKDAKTETADGKHFELAANIGTPKDLEGVISHGGEAVGLYRTEFLYMDSPDFPSEDEQFNAYKAVLEGMSGKPVVVRTMDIGGDKELPYLKFPEEMNPFLGYRAIRICLAEDTMFRTQLRALLRASVYGNLRIMFPMIATLKEFRDAKAMLLEEKAKLVNEGVEVAEDIQVGIMIEIPAAAVIADRFAKEVDFFSIGTNDLIQYTMAADRMNERVSYLYQPYNPAILRLVKNVIDSAHAEGKWAGMCGEMAGDQTAVPLLVGLGLDEFSMSATSILRTRSLMKRLDSVKMAELANKAITECDTADEVVALVNEYTK from the coding sequence ATGACTAAACAGTTAAAAGGTATAGCCGTAAGTGATGGGATTGCAGTTGCTAAAGCTTATCTTTTAGTAGAGCCGGATTTATCATTTGAAAAAATCACAATTAGTGATATTGACAATGAAAAGGCTCGCCTATCTGATGCACTAGCGCAATCAACAAAAGAACTTCAAAAAATCCGTGATAAAGCAGCTAAAAGTTTAGGTGAAGAAGAAGCACAAGTTTTTGACGCACATTTAATGGTTTTAGCTGATCCAGAATTAATTGGTTCGATTGAAAGTAACATTAATGACAATAAAGTGAATGCAGAATCAGCATTAAAAGATGTCGCTGATACTTTTGTTAGCATGTTTGAATCTATGGTAGATAATCCGTATATGCAAGAGCGTGCTGCTGATATTCGTGACGTGACTAAACGTGTCATGAGCCATTTGCTAGGTGTTAAATTACCAGATTTATCAATGATTAACGAAGAAGTTATCGTGATTGCTGACGACTTGACTCCAAGTGATACTGCACAACTAGATCGTAACTTTGTGAAAGCATTCGTTACCAATATTGGTGGGCGGACATCACATTCAGCGATTATGGCTCGTTCTCTAGAAATTCCTGCAGTTGTAGGAACTAAAGATATTACTGAGCATGTTGTTGAAGGTGATATGTTAGCTGTTGATGGTATTGAAGGTATTGTTATCGTTAATCCTTCAGCAGAAGAAGTCTCTGACTTTGAAGGGAAAACAAAAGCCTTTTCAGACTTGAAAGCCGAATGGGACAAGTTAAAAGATGCTAAAACTGAAACTGCTGATGGTAAACACTTTGAATTGGCGGCGAATATTGGTACGCCTAAAGACTTAGAAGGCGTTATCAGTCATGGTGGAGAAGCTGTTGGATTATACCGAACAGAGTTTCTATACATGGATTCACCTGATTTTCCAAGTGAAGATGAGCAATTTAATGCTTATAAAGCTGTTTTAGAAGGTATGAGTGGTAAACCTGTTGTGGTTCGTACGATGGATATTGGTGGGGATAAAGAACTTCCTTATTTAAAATTCCCTGAAGAAATGAATCCATTTTTGGGTTACCGTGCTATTCGTATCTGTTTAGCGGAAGATACGATGTTCCGTACACAATTACGTGCATTATTACGTGCATCGGTTTATGGTAACTTACGTATCATGTTTCCAATGATTGCAACATTAAAAGAATTTAGAGATGCTAAAGCAATGCTTTTAGAAGAAAAAGCTAAATTAGTGAATGAAGGCGTTGAAGTTGCAGAAGATATTCAAGTTGGTATTATGATTGAAATTCCTGCTGCAGCTGTGATTGCTGACCGATTTGCAAAAGAAGTTGATTTCTTTAGTATTGGAACAAATGACTTGATTCAATACACAATGGCTGCTGACCGTATGAATGAACGCGTTTCTTATTTATATCAACCATATAACCCTGCTATTTTACGTTTAGTTAAAAACGTAATTGATTCAGCACATGCTGAAGGGAAATGGGCTGGTATGTGTGGAGAAATGGCGGGCGATCAAACAGCAGTACCACTATTAGTGGGCTTAGGCTTAGATGAGTTCTCTATGAGTGCGACTAGTATTTTACGTACACGTAGTCTAATGAAGCGTTTGGATTCTGTTAAGATGGCAGAATTGGCTAATAAAGCTATTACCGAATGTGATACAGCTGATGAAGTTGTAGCATTGGTTAATGAATATACTAAATAA
- a CDS encoding phosphocarrier protein HPr has product MEKRDFHVIADTGIHARPATLLVQTASKFSSDINLEYKGKSVNLKSIMGVMSLGVGQGADVTISAEGADEADAVAAIAETMKKEGLSE; this is encoded by the coding sequence ATGGAAAAAAGAGATTTTCACGTAATTGCAGACACAGGTATTCACGCACGTCCGGCTACTTTATTGGTTCAAACTGCGAGCAAATTTAGCTCAGACATTAACTTAGAATACAAAGGTAAATCTGTTAACTTAAAATCAATCATGGGTGTTATGTCTTTAGGCGTTGGCCAAGGTGCTGACGTAACAATCTCTGCTGAAGGTGCTGACGAAGCAGATGCAGTGGCAGCTATTGCAGAAACAATGAAAAAAGAAGGTTTATCTGAATAA
- a CDS encoding ATP-dependent Clp protease ATP-binding subunit — MKCQNCQKNEATIHLQMDFQGQRQQFDICQSCYRHIKNYELSMQNRQPSDPFGFNSLNELFRKLAEQKAMQDGTTPPTQTGGMGPISPKSGNSNGSLLSEFGSNLTNEARQGNIDPVIGRDDEITRVIEILNRRTKNNPVLIGEPGVGKTAVVEGLALKIADGNVPQKLKNKQVIQLDVVSLVQGTGIRGQFEERMKQLMEEVKNDPSIILFIDEVHELVGAGNSGDGNMDAGNILKPALARGELQMVGATTLNEYRIIEKDAALERRLQPVRVDEPSEEETIAILKGIQSRYEDFHHVEYTDEAIEAAVKLSVRFLPERHLPDKAIDLLDETGSKKNLTIQFIDPKEIEEKLRQAEYEKNQASKEEDFEKAAYYRDQIKKWQDLKEQQVASEDIPVVTTKDMEKLVEEMTNIPVGDLKEKEHTQLKYLDRDLKEAVIGQDSAVDQVAKAVRRNRIGLSNKNRPIGSFLFVGPTGVGKTELAKQLTKELFGSIDHMIRFDMSEYMEKHSVSKLIGSPPGYVGYNEAGQLTEQVRRHPYSLILLDEIEKAHPDVLHMFLQILDDGRLTDAKGRTVSFKDTIIIMTSNAGTGAIEANVGFGAIKDGTTHSVLNQLSDFFKPEFLNRFDGIIEFSPLSKESLTVIVSLMLEQMNQLLSEQSIHVDVSDDVKAKLVELGYDPKMGARPLRRVIQEHIEDGIADYYLDHPNTKQLEAVLTDESITIKEKDMVIVGSQETATTE; from the coding sequence ATGAAATGTCAAAACTGCCAAAAAAATGAAGCAACTATTCATTTACAAATGGATTTCCAAGGTCAAAGACAACAATTTGATATATGTCAGTCATGTTATCGGCATATAAAAAACTATGAATTATCAATGCAAAACAGACAACCGAGTGATCCTTTTGGTTTTAATTCCTTAAACGAACTATTTAGAAAATTAGCAGAACAAAAAGCGATGCAAGACGGAACAACTCCTCCCACACAAACTGGAGGTATGGGGCCTATTTCACCTAAATCAGGAAATAGCAATGGGTCTTTACTAAGTGAATTTGGTTCTAATTTAACGAACGAAGCAAGACAAGGAAATATTGATCCTGTAATTGGTCGTGACGATGAAATTACTCGTGTCATTGAAATTTTAAACCGTCGAACAAAAAATAATCCTGTTCTAATTGGTGAGCCTGGCGTCGGTAAAACAGCTGTTGTAGAAGGATTAGCCCTTAAAATAGCAGATGGCAATGTGCCACAAAAACTAAAAAATAAACAAGTTATTCAATTAGATGTTGTTTCCCTCGTTCAAGGAACTGGAATCAGAGGTCAATTTGAAGAACGAATGAAACAATTAATGGAAGAAGTCAAAAATGATCCAAGTATCATTCTTTTTATTGACGAAGTTCATGAATTAGTGGGTGCCGGTAATAGCGGTGATGGCAATATGGACGCCGGCAATATTCTAAAGCCTGCACTTGCTCGAGGAGAATTGCAAATGGTGGGTGCAACAACTCTCAATGAATACCGAATTATTGAGAAAGATGCTGCTTTAGAACGACGTTTACAGCCAGTAAGAGTTGATGAGCCATCTGAAGAAGAAACAATCGCAATCTTAAAAGGTATTCAATCACGTTATGAAGACTTTCATCATGTTGAATATACAGATGAAGCCATTGAAGCTGCAGTCAAATTATCAGTACGTTTCTTACCTGAAAGACATTTACCTGATAAAGCTATTGACTTGTTAGATGAAACTGGTTCGAAAAAGAATTTGACAATTCAATTTATTGATCCTAAAGAAATTGAAGAAAAATTACGACAAGCAGAATACGAAAAAAATCAAGCATCCAAAGAAGAAGATTTTGAAAAAGCGGCCTACTACCGCGATCAAATTAAAAAATGGCAAGATTTGAAAGAACAACAAGTCGCTTCTGAGGACATCCCTGTTGTAACAACGAAAGATATGGAAAAATTGGTCGAAGAAATGACAAATATTCCTGTTGGAGACCTAAAAGAAAAAGAACACACACAATTAAAATATTTAGATCGTGACCTAAAAGAAGCTGTCATTGGTCAGGATTCTGCGGTAGATCAAGTTGCTAAAGCCGTTAGACGTAATCGAATTGGCTTAAGCAATAAAAATCGTCCAATTGGATCATTTTTATTTGTTGGACCCACTGGTGTTGGAAAAACCGAACTAGCAAAACAATTGACCAAAGAACTCTTTGGCTCAATTGACCACATGATACGTTTTGATATGAGTGAATACATGGAAAAACACAGTGTGTCTAAATTAATTGGTTCACCTCCTGGTTATGTTGGTTACAACGAGGCTGGACAATTGACTGAACAAGTTCGCCGACACCCGTACAGTTTAATTTTATTAGACGAAATAGAAAAGGCACATCCTGATGTCTTACATATGTTTCTACAAATTTTAGATGACGGACGCTTGACCGACGCTAAAGGCCGAACAGTTAGTTTTAAAGATACAATCATTATCATGACCAGCAATGCAGGTACTGGTGCGATTGAAGCCAATGTTGGTTTTGGTGCGATTAAAGATGGTACAACACATTCTGTCTTAAATCAACTATCTGATTTCTTTAAACCCGAATTTCTTAATCGTTTCGATGGTATCATTGAATTTAGCCCATTGAGCAAGGAAAGCCTAACTGTCATTGTATCTTTAATGTTGGAACAAATGAACCAGTTACTAAGTGAGCAATCTATCCACGTTGATGTATCAGATGATGTCAAAGCCAAACTAGTTGAATTAGGTTATGATCCAAAAATGGGTGCACGACCTCTTAGACGAGTTATTCAAGAACATATTGAAGATGGTATTGCAGATTACTATTTAGACCATCCAAATACAAAACAACTAGAAGCCGTTCTAACAGACGAATCCATTACTATTAAAGAAAAAGATATGGTAATCGTTGGTAGTCAAGAAACAGCAACAACAGAATAG
- a CDS encoding DUF1827 family protein — protein MKLVDVTNSYGNLVSKQLENTDANYVRVYSFGKTLVVHSEANTHTEIVIVNKSRDIKDFEIDHVLSSLLHTSASNPRLETIKSNGLVELSLKHVPVKEKKDD, from the coding sequence ATGAAACTAGTTGATGTAACAAACAGTTATGGGAATTTAGTATCAAAACAATTAGAAAATACTGATGCTAACTATGTCCGCGTTTATTCTTTTGGAAAGACTTTGGTTGTACATAGTGAAGCAAATACTCACACAGAGATAGTGATTGTTAATAAATCGAGAGACATCAAAGATTTTGAAATAGATCATGTTTTATCAAGCTTACTACATACAAGCGCTTCAAACCCTCGATTAGAAACAATTAAATCTAATGGACTAGTTGAACTTTCATTAAAGCATGTTCCTGTTAAAGAAAAAAAAGACGACTAA
- a CDS encoding IclR family transcriptional regulator: MDKKSPVIKNIVDAFRLLDIINESGSSGVSELAERLEIPKTTVFRIIKTLEYSRVLKQLDNDTYTLDYRLAGYANSVFKDNQLTDMATPYMEELCQSFSETVNLGILYEEQVVIIKSVEGDFYQLQAALVPVSPLYCSGMGKLFLCDYTDEELVEYFKNRKRRTVNTVTSVAEFKKQAQEIKATGLSIDAEEYEYGLTCFAVPIVNQSGEIICAISISGPTNRLDYKGVDTIKKQLMVQARRLENDLSIIMG; encoded by the coding sequence ATGGATAAAAAAAGTCCCGTAATTAAAAATATTGTAGATGCTTTTCGACTACTGGATATTATTAATGAATCAGGTAGTAGTGGTGTATCAGAATTAGCAGAACGATTAGAAATACCTAAGACGACTGTATTTAGAATTATTAAAACGTTAGAGTACAGCCGTGTTTTAAAACAATTAGATAATGATACCTATACTTTAGATTATCGTTTAGCAGGTTATGCCAATAGCGTTTTCAAAGATAATCAACTGACCGATATGGCAACACCTTATATGGAGGAGTTGTGTCAGTCGTTTTCTGAAACAGTTAATTTAGGAATTTTATATGAAGAGCAAGTAGTTATTATTAAATCAGTTGAAGGGGATTTTTATCAGTTACAAGCAGCCTTAGTGCCAGTTAGTCCACTGTATTGTTCAGGTATGGGGAAGCTGTTTCTTTGTGATTACACTGATGAAGAGTTAGTTGAGTATTTTAAAAATCGCAAGCGACGGACAGTTAATACGGTTACATCAGTTGCTGAATTTAAAAAGCAAGCACAAGAAATTAAAGCGACAGGTTTATCAATTGATGCAGAAGAATACGAATATGGCCTGACTTGCTTTGCAGTTCCAATAGTCAATCAGTCAGGTGAAATTATTTGTGCAATTAGTATTTCGGGACCGACTAATCGTTTAGATTATAAGGGTGTAGATACGATAAAAAAACAGTTGATGGTACAAGCACGCCGATTAGAAAATGATCTATCAATTATAATGGGCTAA
- a CDS encoding lactate/malate family dehydrogenase — MKVSIIGAGAVGATTAFSLAKSALVQDLVIVDLDERKAKGIALDILHGLSLSHNLNITAGDYSDTANSDVIIVTIGVPEKVGESRLIPLQKNADILKTIIPQITEASPNGILLLVSNPVDILAYFAQQISGWNPERVIGLGTTLDSARLNYLLARDWNLAQTDVNGLVIGEHGDSQVVAWSQTAIKGTQFDDFIQANGFDLPENYHAELAQEVKDTAFDVWEMKGPNCYCVALAIEKVVKAIALNENVILPISQPFLEDVYISLPHIINRNGVVRPVNLSYTQAEQEKLELSYKNLSDTAAQIKL, encoded by the coding sequence ATGAAAGTTAGTATTATTGGTGCAGGAGCAGTTGGGGCTACAACAGCCTTCTCGTTAGCAAAATCAGCATTAGTCCAAGATTTAGTGATTGTTGATTTAGACGAAAGAAAAGCAAAAGGTATTGCATTAGATATTTTACACGGATTATCATTATCACATAATCTGAATATTACTGCAGGTGACTACTCTGATACTGCAAATTCAGATGTTATTATTGTTACGATTGGCGTACCAGAAAAAGTAGGTGAATCACGCTTAATACCTCTACAAAAAAATGCTGATATTCTAAAAACTATTATTCCTCAAATTACCGAAGCAAGTCCAAATGGCATACTACTTCTTGTAAGTAATCCTGTTGATATTTTGGCTTATTTCGCACAACAAATATCCGGATGGAATCCAGAACGCGTCATAGGTTTAGGAACAACTTTAGACTCTGCACGTTTAAACTATCTATTAGCTAGAGATTGGAACCTTGCCCAAACAGATGTAAACGGCTTAGTTATTGGCGAACATGGGGATTCTCAAGTGGTTGCTTGGAGTCAAACAGCCATCAAAGGGACACAATTTGATGACTTTATTCAAGCAAATGGCTTTGATTTACCAGAAAATTATCATGCTGAGTTAGCACAAGAAGTTAAAGATACCGCTTTTGACGTATGGGAAATGAAAGGACCTAACTGCTATTGTGTGGCTTTAGCTATTGAGAAAGTTGTCAAAGCTATTGCTCTAAATGAAAATGTTATTTTACCGATTTCTCAACCTTTTTTAGAAGATGTTTATATTAGTTTACCTCACATTATTAATCGTAATGGCGTTGTTAGACCTGTTAACTTATCATACACACAAGCAGAACAAGAAAAACTTGAATTATCTTATAAAAATCTTAGTGACACAGCAGCACAAATAAAATTATAG
- a CDS encoding YjiH family protein translates to MRQSERFGFFKFLVGTLFGIILVLIPFNFSNGMDTILFHYLKLFINSYQTIIQSLLVICVVLSALLSLYNLLVKDNFIQKNRLLKKLFATTPFYVANRFAGAVISLLCFFKVGPNFIISVDTGTAMLDLATQLSILVPMMLLFQTFILEFGAMEFLGELIGFIVKPLFKVSEICAVNIISAWVGPGNAAILGTQELFQKGYFTVKEAAVIGSQFSTSSVGWVVLVSSVLGLMDYFWLIFLGITVIGMVLGIISVRIPPIKNYPNTYVDGSTVSKVTTNDSGSKLAIAYKNSAHRANSVTLKNFTSKIDNMTFYVFWLTPIIIFWGTAALIVSMYTPILAWVSLPVELILNLFGVPDASVTASAIMSGFADNYLPVILGKDLVSIESKAIIAMMSILQLIFMSEIATLLKSCQIINKFRDIIIIFLERTFISLPFVILFVKLFIS, encoded by the coding sequence ATGAGACAGTCAGAACGTTTTGGTTTTTTTAAATTCTTAGTTGGTACACTTTTTGGTATTATTTTGGTACTAATCCCTTTTAATTTTTCAAATGGCATGGACACTATTCTATTTCATTATTTAAAATTATTTATTAATAGCTATCAAACAATTATCCAATCACTTTTAGTTATTTGCGTTGTCCTAAGTGCACTTTTATCACTGTATAACTTATTAGTGAAAGATAATTTTATCCAAAAAAATCGCCTGCTAAAAAAATTGTTTGCGACAACACCATTTTATGTCGCAAACCGATTTGCTGGAGCTGTTATTTCACTTTTGTGTTTCTTTAAAGTTGGACCTAATTTTATTATTTCTGTTGATACTGGAACAGCTATGTTAGACCTAGCAACGCAATTGTCTATCTTAGTACCTATGATGCTACTTTTTCAAACATTTATTTTAGAATTTGGTGCCATGGAATTTTTAGGTGAGCTTATTGGATTTATTGTTAAACCTTTATTCAAAGTGTCAGAAATCTGTGCTGTTAATATCATCAGTGCTTGGGTGGGACCTGGTAACGCAGCTATTTTAGGTACCCAAGAACTTTTCCAAAAAGGTTATTTTACTGTTAAAGAAGCTGCTGTTATTGGTAGCCAATTCTCAACATCTAGTGTTGGATGGGTCGTTTTAGTTAGTTCCGTTTTAGGATTAATGGATTACTTTTGGTTAATCTTTTTAGGTATTACGGTTATTGGTATGGTACTAGGTATAATCAGCGTCCGAATTCCACCAATTAAAAATTACCCTAATACTTATGTGGATGGTTCCACTGTTTCTAAAGTTACTACAAATGATTCAGGTAGCAAATTAGCTATTGCTTACAAAAACTCTGCCCATAGAGCAAATAGTGTTACATTAAAGAACTTCACTAGTAAAATCGATAATATGACCTTTTACGTTTTCTGGTTAACACCTATCATTATTTTTTGGGGCACTGCCGCACTAATTGTTTCTATGTATACACCAATTCTTGCATGGGTCTCTTTACCTGTTGAACTTATTTTAAATCTTTTTGGTGTTCCTGATGCATCAGTTACCGCAAGTGCTATTATGTCTGGTTTTGCAGATAACTACCTACCAGTCATTTTAGGAAAAGATTTAGTATCTATTGAAAGTAAAGCCATCATTGCCATGATGAGTATTTTACAATTAATTTTTATGTCAGAAATTGCAACACTCTTAAAATCATGTCAAATTATCAATAAATTCCGCGATATTATTATTATATTTTTAGAACGAACGTTTATTTCATTACCATTCGTTATTTTGTTTGTTAAGTTATTTATTAGTTAA